A window of Bactrocera dorsalis isolate Fly_Bdor chromosome 4, ASM2337382v1, whole genome shotgun sequence genomic DNA:
GATGATAAATTCTTCGATCGCTGCGACATGGAACTACAAAAGGTCAATACATTCTTTGCTGAAAAATTAGCTGAAGCAAAGCGCAAACACGTGGCCTTAATCAGTGAAGTGAAGCGATCGTTAAGTGATGCTGAGCAACGTGGCCGTGTCTCAGTTCCGGACCTCTTAACGGTGCTctcaaagaagaagaaaagagaatATCGCTTTGCCTTTAGTGAGTTGTACCTCAGCCTAGTGCTGTTGCAGAACTATCAATCGTTGAATCACACAGGTTTTAGAAAGATTTTAAAGAAGCACGATAAGGTCTGTACGAGTTTGTAGATAACACTACATCGTTCTCACAACTATTCGCGGCACGTCCACTTTCAGTTACTGCACAATACCAAAGGCAAGGAGTGGTTTCTTTCAAATGTAGATACCGCATTCTTCTTCACCAATCGCgagataatgaatttaatacacGATACCGAGGATGTAGTAACCAACTATTTGGAGAATGGTGATCGGCAGCGTGCCATGAAGCGTTTACGTGTACCACCGCTTGAGGATGTACACCATCCTTGGACCTCATTCCGTGTTGGGCTTTATATGGGCGCCCTGGTGGTATTATTCTCAGCACTGGGCATATCACGTGAGTGTTTGTGTACATCCAGCGTAATAAGCTATACCCACCAGAAAATTactttcagtttatatgacgGATTTGGATGCGACAAATTTGGAAGCCTGTATTCGTCTCTTTCGTGCGCCCTACTCCATAGCTATTTACCTTGCTTTAATTAGCGTTAATATATATGGTTGGCGCAAAGTTGGTGTTAATCACGTGCTCATTTTCGAATTGGATCCACGTCAGTATCTGACTGCGGCGCATGTCATGGAAATGGCTGTCGCCTTGGCGGTACTCATTACGATTGCCATGATTGCATTCATACACTCGGCATATTTGCATACGCCACGCTTCGTCTTCCCCTTGATGCTGCTCATCACAATGGTCGCACTTCTTATAAATCCTTTACCGATTTTGAATTATTCTGCACGCAAATGGTTTCTAAAAGTCATGGTATCCATCGAATTTGTCTTTAATCACATCTTTCACATATCTCAAAGCTTTTATTCACCGCTAGGGTCGCGTTATGTGTGCGCCATTTTTCCATGTGGGTTTCGCCGAATTCTGGTTGGGCGATCAGCTGAACTCTCTCGCTTATTGTCTGGTGGATTATGCATACACGGTCTGTTTTTATTGCACCAATTTCGATTTGAACAATACTTCTGACCCGCCTGCGTGTTTGGCGCGGAATCAGCTACTTTTCCCTATCGTATTGGTACTTCCTGCTTGGTTTCGTTTCGCTCAGTGTTTAAGGCGCTATCATGACACCCGCAAAGTTTTCCCATTCATCGTGAATGCCGGCAAGTATTCGATGTCATTTCTTGTGGCATTGTTCGGTTATCTCATGGCTGGCACTCGACGTAAGTACAAGGAGATAGCGTCAAGTACTATATACTCTAGTTTTGACCAATTTCGCCTTCTTAGACTCTTATGAATATTTCTTTGACAACCCCTTTGTGTGGTTCTTTATAATATCGAACGTCACGCAAACTGTTTATACCCTCGTTTGGGATATGATTATGGATTTTGGTGTGTTCAAGAAGTTTAgtggagaaaatatttttctgcgtgatCAAATACTTTATCCGGCGGTGAGTGGGagaaatatactttttaaaGACAGGGAAATAATATTCAGGTGTATAAGGCCTATAGGTTATACAAGGTCAAGTTTTATTTCGATACATTCATTAGTTATTGTTTTGCGTAGGTGTAGTTGTAGTCCGTTTTCGTCCATTTCGCACTGTAACATAGGCATGTGGAGGTAACATTAtctatataccaaatttggtcgaTATCGGTAGAGCAGGTCCTAAGATATGGCGGTGCCCATCGTTTATTTTTGAGCCCAGCTCCTATAAAGTCCATTGATTTATCGcccttttagtagtttttaacggaACCTTTATAAGAAGTGTGAGCGGGGTTATTACCCTATTCCATCCAGTTTTATAGCCTCGGTTGGGCTGCTTAAGTAGTTTGTTCTGAACGAAATTGGTTATAACAGCTTCAATGTTATTATGGCTTGAATGTTATATactaaatttggttgaaatcggtagagcAGGTTCTAAGGTATCTGATTCCACTTAAGTGTGGGCAGTGCCATCCccttccttttttatatttagccaacctttgtttacatttggggTCAATGAGCATTCAGCTAACATCTTATGGAGTCAATGaccca
This region includes:
- the LOC105227518 gene encoding xenotropic and polytropic retrovirus receptor 1 homolog, yielding MRFTERLSAVLTPEWRSQYINYEQLKEMLLIAVDNAPTDQSELRAIQSYQAVFDDKFFDRCDMELQKVNTFFAEKLAEAKRKHVALISEVKRSLSDAEQRGRVSVPDLLTVLSKKKKREYRFAFSELYLSLVLLQNYQSLNHTGFRKILKKHDKLLHNTKGKEWFLSNVDTAFFFTNREIMNLIHDTEDVVTNYLENGDRQRAMKRLRVPPLEDVHHPWTSFRVGLYMGALVVLFSALGISLYMTDLDATNLEACIRLFRAPYSIAIYLALISVNIYGWRKVGVNHVLIFELDPRQYLTAAHVMEMAVALAVLITIAMIAFIHSAYLHTPRFVFPLMLLITMVALLINPLPILNYSARKWFLKVMGRVMCAPFFHVGFAEFWLGDQLNSLAYCLVDYAYTVCFYCTNFDLNNTSDPPACLARNQLLFPIVLVLPAWFRFAQCLRRYHDTRKVFPFIVNAGKYSMSFLVALFGYLMAGTRHSYEYFFDNPFVWFFIISNVTQTVYTLVWDMIMDFGVFKKFSGENIFLRDQILYPAGFYYFAIIENFLSRIFWALKLYIYQQGYMTVFHSNSIASGLEMFRRYVWNYFRLENEHLFNAGKFRAVRDIFVATIDPDDEIQLQRIMDELDGTTNRSSGENGNAIDMKED